A section of the Opitutaceae bacterium genome encodes:
- a CDS encoding TonB-dependent receptor → MKTKQTAWCLVMAFVAVPLASVRTFAASETSTSTEEPEVILSPFSVQSTRDYGYISTNSQSGGRLSTKLRNTPVSISVLNSELLSDLGAFDLQDALKWAPNSYAATESDVNPEGGGQVTNGFSETGFGGTSVRVRGIRQATLARNYFYSVITSDTYNTERLDVSRGPNALVFGDASLGGIVNVSTKRAQDWDFSRAQLQMSSYGGQGRLVLDVNRAVSQSLAVRITALRQRLDGWRDYLTNDRDGLYGTMTWRPSANTQIRIEGEWGRRDALNPTVFVKENASAWNHTATQDTVGQKIVPGTGLVAATGVQLDLSHLSLGVTPLTGLALTDSTYASPITPFLSSFYTTLAPAPVDEPAKLDGKPTAFVTPRFSYAVRNIGTRLRDQFSAVSAYLEQQVGDSLFFEVAGSVQHDKADVFLPFTNRLFFDVNRVLPTGVTLNGSNLNPDFLTPFTLEQVRDQANLGRSVEARASGVYEWKSPWFRQQIGLMGSFRRTDSDVRYFKLVRTNGTNPDLTDISNTVSVKAPLTQRSLSWLDFEPGRSYTFNGSDLAFENYAYPGQALPRANDSEVDSIQISAAGDWLPSSRIHSIAGVRRDYYTGRRYQTAQIDPVSKRVLSISRTSRSRETLTSPSVGAVFDVLRNVGLYANSSKTFAVNSGAAPTFTGEPIPTRIGSGIDAGLKFSLMEGRISGSVAYYKTKEINNVVTSPIGNINRILSTIYPVNPPQFGSTADSQTATATGLEMEVLANLTRNWTLLVNAGRPKSELRNGVPYTRKYVADNRADWIAKAAAIGGKAPATVATSLVAQDNFIAGFRDGAQVSSVRDYTANVFTRYRFSTGPAKGAFVGIGANFYGQSYLGYNNVLQRDVFGGAFHLYSALAGYSRKFHGVDTTLQVNVSNLLNDSNFSAVGGFLANGMPNSFRVSAPRELRASATIKF, encoded by the coding sequence ATGAAAACAAAACAAACCGCCTGGTGTCTCGTCATGGCATTTGTCGCCGTTCCGCTGGCTTCCGTCCGGACGTTCGCGGCATCCGAGACCTCCACTTCCACGGAAGAACCGGAGGTCATACTTTCACCCTTCTCCGTGCAGTCGACCCGCGACTACGGCTACATTTCAACCAACAGTCAGTCCGGAGGACGACTTTCCACGAAGCTCAGGAACACTCCGGTGTCCATTTCCGTGCTCAACAGCGAACTGCTTTCCGACCTCGGGGCGTTCGACCTTCAGGATGCGCTGAAATGGGCCCCGAACTCGTATGCCGCAACCGAAAGCGATGTAAACCCCGAGGGAGGCGGGCAGGTGACAAACGGATTTTCCGAAACCGGATTTGGAGGGACGAGCGTGCGGGTGCGCGGGATCCGGCAGGCCACCCTTGCACGCAACTACTTCTACTCGGTGATCACCTCGGACACCTACAACACGGAGCGCCTCGATGTTTCCCGGGGACCCAATGCACTCGTCTTTGGCGATGCGTCCCTCGGAGGCATCGTCAATGTCTCGACGAAACGCGCCCAGGACTGGGATTTTTCACGCGCGCAGCTCCAGATGTCCAGCTACGGCGGGCAGGGCCGCCTCGTACTTGATGTGAACCGCGCCGTCAGCCAGTCCCTTGCGGTTCGCATCACCGCACTCCGCCAGCGGCTCGACGGATGGCGCGACTATCTTACGAATGATCGCGACGGCCTCTATGGCACCATGACATGGAGGCCGTCTGCGAACACGCAGATTCGCATCGAGGGTGAATGGGGGCGGCGCGACGCGCTCAATCCCACCGTTTTTGTGAAGGAGAACGCCTCGGCATGGAATCACACAGCCACCCAGGACACAGTGGGGCAGAAGATCGTGCCAGGCACGGGTCTGGTCGCCGCAACCGGGGTTCAACTCGATCTCTCACATTTGAGCCTTGGGGTGACGCCATTGACCGGGCTCGCGCTCACGGACTCAACCTATGCCTCCCCGATCACACCGTTCCTTTCGAGTTTCTACACGACGCTGGCTCCGGCGCCGGTCGACGAGCCGGCAAAGCTCGATGGGAAGCCGACGGCCTTCGTCACGCCGCGGTTCAGCTACGCCGTGCGTAACATAGGCACGCGCCTGCGCGATCAGTTCAGCGCGGTGAGCGCCTATCTCGAGCAGCAGGTCGGGGACAGCCTCTTTTTCGAAGTCGCGGGCAGCGTGCAGCACGACAAGGCCGATGTTTTCCTTCCCTTCACGAACCGGTTGTTCTTTGACGTGAACCGGGTGCTTCCGACGGGCGTGACCCTGAACGGCAGCAACCTGAACCCCGATTTTCTGACTCCGTTCACTCTCGAGCAGGTTCGTGATCAGGCCAACCTTGGCCGCAGCGTCGAAGCGCGCGCTTCAGGGGTGTATGAATGGAAAAGTCCCTGGTTCCGACAGCAGATTGGCCTGATGGGAAGCTTTCGCCGCACCGACAGCGACGTGCGCTATTTCAAGCTTGTCCGCACAAACGGCACAAACCCTGATCTCACGGACATCTCCAACACGGTGTCGGTCAAGGCACCCCTGACGCAACGAAGCCTGAGCTGGCTGGATTTTGAACCCGGCCGCTCCTACACTTTCAATGGGTCGGATTTGGCGTTTGAGAACTACGCCTATCCGGGTCAGGCGCTGCCACGGGCCAATGATTCGGAGGTCGACTCGATTCAGATTTCAGCGGCGGGCGACTGGCTGCCCAGCAGCCGCATTCACTCGATCGCCGGAGTGCGCCGCGACTACTACACCGGGCGCCGGTATCAAACCGCGCAGATTGATCCTGTTTCAAAACGCGTGCTTTCGATCAGCCGCACCTCGCGTTCGCGCGAGACACTGACATCACCCTCGGTTGGAGCGGTCTTTGACGTGCTGCGCAATGTCGGCCTCTATGCCAACTCGAGCAAGACGTTCGCCGTCAACAGCGGCGCCGCACCCACCTTCACCGGTGAGCCGATTCCAACACGGATAGGAAGCGGCATCGATGCCGGATTGAAGTTTTCCCTCATGGAGGGTCGGATCAGTGGATCAGTCGCATACTACAAGACGAAGGAGATCAACAACGTCGTCACGAGCCCGATCGGGAACATCAACAGGATTCTCAGTACAATCTATCCGGTCAACCCGCCGCAATTCGGAAGCACCGCGGACTCCCAGACCGCAACCGCGACCGGCCTGGAGATGGAGGTTCTGGCCAATCTCACGCGCAACTGGACGCTCCTGGTCAACGCGGGCCGCCCCAAGTCTGAACTGCGCAATGGCGTGCCATACACCAGGAAATACGTCGCGGACAATCGTGCTGATTGGATTGCAAAGGCGGCCGCCATAGGCGGCAAGGCGCCCGCCACAGTCGCCACAAGCCTGGTGGCGCAGGACAACTTCATCGCCGGCTTTCGCGATGGCGCCCAGGTATCGAGCGTTCGGGACTACACCGCGAACGTCTTCACGCGATATCGTTTTTCAACCGGCCCCGCCAAGGGTGCCTTTGTGGGAATCGGCGCAAACTTCTACGGGCAGAGCTACCTCGGCTACAATAATGTGCTTCAGCGCGATGTATTTGGCGGCGCGTTCCACCTGTATAGCGCGCTTGCCGGGTATTCGAGGAAGTTTCATGGCGTAGACACGACGCTTCAGGTCAACGTGAGCAACCTCCTGAACGACTCGAATTTCTCCGCTGTTGGCGGCTTTCTGGCCAACGGGATGCCCAACAGTTTTCGTGTATCGGCCCCGCGCGAGCTTCGGGCGTCCGCAACAATAAAGTTCTGA
- a CDS encoding sulfatase yields the protein MKSSPWHQLCSVCAWIAFGSLMGPPAGAASGAPPMNVLFIVSDDMNNELGTYGCTAAHTPNLDKLAATGIRFDRAYCQFPLCSPSRSSFLSGRWPATTGVLDLKIRADVVLAPFKLLPAFFKENGYVTARVGKIMHNGMEIASEWDRAAECLSNDPTENEFQRRAASQRLREAHGEKLNPEKENYLMWGRSMGREEDFGDWRKAQLASTWLEELSRDSRPFFLAVGFMKPHHPYVAPSKYFDLCPPDGIVFPTEPAGHLDGVPKPAIHPEPGSAGMTVEHRREIVSAYFACIAFVDAQVGRLLATLDRLHLAENTVVVFISDHGYQLGEHQTPEGSLWHKMSLWNEAARVPMILRVPGRKGNGSACGRTVELMDIYPTLAALAGLTPPEHLDGHSLVPLLDNPSASWRYPAFTFLNDGPARVGAAVTTERFRFIEWTGTEPGIQLYDTQADPHEYHNLAADPAFGMRVADMRKLLHSVPAPTVR from the coding sequence ATGAAATCATCACCCTGGCACCAGCTTTGCTCAGTCTGCGCATGGATCGCCTTCGGGTCCCTCATGGGCCCGCCGGCGGGGGCCGCATCTGGCGCACCTCCGATGAATGTGCTCTTCATCGTTTCGGATGACATGAACAACGAGCTTGGCACCTACGGCTGCACGGCCGCGCACACTCCAAACCTGGACAAGCTTGCCGCCACGGGAATTCGATTCGATCGGGCCTACTGCCAGTTTCCGCTGTGCAGTCCGTCGCGATCCTCCTTTCTCAGCGGCCGATGGCCGGCGACAACGGGTGTGCTCGACCTCAAGATTCGCGCAGACGTGGTGCTCGCACCGTTCAAGCTGCTGCCCGCCTTTTTCAAGGAGAACGGCTATGTCACGGCCCGTGTGGGCAAGATCATGCACAACGGGATGGAAATCGCGTCGGAATGGGATCGTGCGGCGGAATGCCTGAGCAATGACCCCACGGAAAACGAATTTCAGCGTCGCGCCGCGAGTCAGCGCCTCAGGGAAGCGCATGGTGAAAAACTCAATCCAGAAAAGGAAAACTATCTGATGTGGGGCCGGAGCATGGGCCGGGAGGAGGATTTCGGTGACTGGCGCAAAGCTCAGCTCGCCTCCACCTGGCTTGAGGAACTTTCCCGGGATTCCCGTCCCTTCTTTTTGGCCGTCGGCTTCATGAAGCCGCACCACCCGTACGTCGCCCCTTCGAAGTACTTCGATCTGTGCCCGCCTGATGGCATTGTCTTTCCGACCGAGCCGGCTGGCCATCTCGATGGAGTGCCGAAGCCGGCAATCCATCCCGAACCGGGATCAGCTGGCATGACAGTCGAACACCGCCGCGAGATTGTATCGGCGTACTTTGCATGCATTGCGTTCGTCGACGCGCAGGTGGGCAGGCTTCTGGCCACGCTGGACAGGCTGCATCTTGCGGAAAACACCGTTGTCGTGTTCATCAGCGATCATGGCTACCAGCTTGGTGAGCACCAGACCCCGGAAGGCTCGCTGTGGCACAAGATGTCCCTCTGGAACGAGGCCGCGCGCGTCCCCATGATACTGCGCGTTCCGGGCCGGAAGGGCAATGGAAGCGCCTGCGGGCGAACGGTGGAGCTCATGGACATTTATCCGACACTGGCTGCCCTCGCGGGACTCACGCCACCCGAGCATCTGGACGGCCACAGTCTCGTGCCGCTCCTGGACAATCCCTCCGCGTCGTGGAGATATCCGGCGTTCACATTCCTGAACGACGGCCCTGCGCGCGTTGGCGCCGCGGTTACCACTGAACGCTTTCGTTTCATTGAGTGGACAGGCACCGAACCGGGAATCCAGCTCTATGACACGCAAGCCGATCCGCATGAATACCACAACCTGGCGGCCGATCCTGCGTTTGGAATGCGGGTCGCTGACATGCGAAAATTGCTCCATTCGGTTCCCGCTCCGACCGTGAGA